A genomic stretch from Bosea sp. F3-2 includes:
- a CDS encoding cupin domain-containing protein, with amino-acid sequence MNIDVGARLRYVRMQRGLSQRALAKQAGVTNSSISLIEANEVNPSVGVLKRILDGIPISLSEFFSFEPEKPRQVFYQAEELVEIGKGGISFRQIGENLFGRALQILKERYEPGADTGRVLLTHEGEEGGIVLSGRIELTVGEERRILGPGDAYYFESTRPHRFRCVGPVPCEIVSACSPPSF; translated from the coding sequence ATGAACATCGATGTCGGAGCGCGCCTCAGATATGTCCGGATGCAGCGCGGCCTGTCCCAGCGCGCGCTCGCGAAGCAGGCCGGCGTGACCAACTCGTCGATCTCGCTGATCGAGGCGAACGAGGTGAACCCGTCGGTCGGTGTGCTGAAGCGCATCCTCGACGGCATCCCGATCAGCCTGTCGGAATTCTTTTCCTTCGAACCGGAAAAGCCGCGCCAGGTGTTCTATCAGGCGGAGGAATTGGTGGAGATCGGCAAGGGCGGCATCTCGTTCCGCCAGATCGGCGAGAACCTGTTCGGCCGTGCCCTGCAGATCCTGAAGGAACGCTACGAGCCGGGGGCCGATACCGGCCGCGTGCTGCTGACGCACGAGGGCGAGGAAGGAGGCATCGTGCTCAGCGGCAGGATCGAGCTCACTGTCGGCGAAGAGCGCCGCATCCTCGGGCCGGGAGACGCCTATTACTTCGAAAGCACCCGCCCTCACCGCTTTCGCTGCGTCGGCCCGGTTCCCTGCGAGATCGTAAGCGCCTGCTCGCCGCCCTCCTTCTAG
- a CDS encoding ABC transporter substrate-binding protein: MRRRDVLRLAAQSAVFAQLAPFFTAPAHAADKRELRYIPEADLNILDPVWSTSTIVQVYGHLVFDTLYGFDKDYNVHPQMAEGHVVSDDKLQWTIKLRDGLQFHDGQPVLAKDCVASITRWGKRDFMGSALLAVIDTLTAVDDRTLLFKLKKPFPLLPMTLATSGSNMPAIMPERLANTSPNEQIRESIGSGPYRFVKAEWISGSKAVFEKFAGYKPRSDSFPPSYTAGPKIGHFDRITWQIIVDASTAAAALQAGEVDIIEMVGADFLPVLKTDPNIQLLPRTTPNFAIMRFNHLQPPFNNLAIRQALLKAFDQRAIMAGTFGEENKEFWQFGVGYFSPDSPMATNAGLEAFTSPRDLKKAAEEIKAAGYKGEPVVVLDPVDYPWTHPCTLLAADTLKKVGLNVDIQAMDWGTLMQRRLSQEPPGKGGWNVFLTALSGMSNFNPVGHIGLRGNGKDAWVGWPTAPRLEELRQQWLDAPDVATQKKICEDIQRQALVDVPYIPLGAFATVSGYRSNLTGIQLQRPLFTTMQAKA, encoded by the coding sequence ATGAGAAGGCGCGACGTCCTGAGGCTCGCCGCACAGTCGGCGGTGTTTGCCCAATTGGCTCCGTTCTTCACGGCACCAGCCCATGCCGCCGACAAGAGGGAGCTGCGCTATATTCCGGAAGCCGACCTGAACATCCTCGACCCGGTCTGGAGCACCTCGACCATCGTCCAGGTCTATGGCCACCTGGTGTTCGACACGCTCTACGGCTTCGACAAGGACTACAACGTCCACCCGCAGATGGCGGAGGGGCATGTCGTCTCGGACGACAAGCTGCAGTGGACGATCAAGCTGCGGGACGGCCTGCAGTTCCATGACGGCCAGCCGGTCCTGGCCAAGGACTGCGTCGCCAGCATCACCCGCTGGGGCAAGCGCGACTTCATGGGCAGCGCCCTCCTGGCCGTGATCGACACGCTGACCGCCGTCGATGACCGCACGCTGCTGTTCAAGCTCAAGAAGCCGTTCCCGCTCCTGCCGATGACCCTGGCCACCAGCGGCTCGAACATGCCCGCCATCATGCCGGAGCGCCTGGCCAACACCTCCCCGAACGAGCAGATCCGCGAGAGCATCGGCAGCGGTCCCTACCGCTTCGTCAAGGCGGAATGGATCTCCGGCTCGAAGGCCGTCTTCGAGAAGTTCGCAGGCTACAAGCCCCGCAGCGACAGCTTCCCGCCCTCCTACACTGCCGGCCCGAAGATCGGGCATTTCGACCGGATCACCTGGCAGATCATCGTCGACGCCTCGACGGCCGCCGCCGCGCTCCAGGCCGGCGAGGTCGACATCATCGAGATGGTCGGGGCCGACTTCCTGCCCGTGCTGAAGACCGATCCCAATATCCAACTCCTGCCGCGCACGACGCCCAACTTCGCGATCATGCGCTTCAACCACCTGCAGCCGCCGTTCAACAACCTGGCGATCCGGCAGGCGCTGCTGAAGGCCTTCGATCAGCGGGCGATCATGGCCGGTACCTTCGGCGAGGAGAACAAGGAGTTCTGGCAGTTCGGCGTCGGCTATTTCAGCCCCGACTCGCCAATGGCGACCAATGCCGGGCTCGAAGCCTTCACCAGCCCACGCGACCTCAAGAAAGCAGCCGAGGAAATCAAGGCAGCCGGCTACAAGGGCGAGCCCGTCGTCGTTCTCGACCCGGTCGACTACCCGTGGACGCACCCCTGCACCCTGCTCGCAGCCGACACGTTGAAGAAGGTCGGGCTGAACGTCGACATCCAGGCGATGGACTGGGGCACGCTGATGCAGCGGCGCCTGAGCCAGGAGCCTCCGGGCAAGGGCGGCTGGAACGTCTTCCTGACCGCGCTCTCGGGCATGAGCAACTTCAACCCGGTCGGCCATATCGGCCTGCGCGGCAACGGCAAGGACGCCTGGGTTGGCTGGCCCACCGCGCCGCGCCTCGAGGAACTGCGCCAGCAATGGCTCGACGCGCCGGATGTCGCCACGCAGAAGAAGATCTGCGAGGACATCCAGAGGCAGGCGCTGGTCGATGTCCCCTATATCCCGCTCGGTGCCTTCGCGACCGTGAGCGGATACAGGAGCAACCTGACCGGCATCCAGTTGCAGCGGCCGCTCTTCACCACGATGCAGGCCAAGGCCTAG
- a CDS encoding amidohydrolase family protein → MTSLLLKNVRPMGGSAADILILDGRFAAAGQPVPDGIETVDGGGRLMLPGLVEAHTHLDKNLIGMPWWRNENGPRRSDRIETDRREKKRLGIDPARQSARQLVQTLALGVTAIRSHVDVDTEIGTASIAGVLATRETYRDVVDIQIVAFPQSGMLIREGTVALMEEALRMGADIVGGLDPAEIDRDPVRHLDAIFGMAERFGKPIDIHLHELGELGAFSMELIIERTRALGLQGRVLISHAYCLGMIEPARHDALVAGLAEAGIAVMTAGPAGFPAPRIKRLHEAGVLVCGGCDGPRGTWSPYGRGDMLERAALIGQRNGFSRDEDLEFALEVCTTLGAKALALPDYGLAPGCKADLVLVDAETVAEAVADLPLRRLVVKGGRIVARDGTPVGVSAP, encoded by the coding sequence ATGACCTCCCTCCTCCTGAAGAATGTGCGTCCGATGGGCGGCAGCGCCGCCGACATCCTGATTCTGGACGGGCGCTTCGCCGCCGCCGGCCAGCCGGTCCCGGACGGCATCGAGACGGTCGATGGCGGTGGCAGATTGATGCTGCCGGGCCTGGTCGAGGCTCACACCCATCTCGACAAGAACCTGATCGGCATGCCCTGGTGGCGCAACGAGAATGGCCCGCGTCGCAGCGACCGCATCGAGACGGATCGGCGCGAAAAGAAGCGCCTCGGCATCGATCCCGCCCGCCAATCGGCGCGCCAGCTGGTGCAGACGCTGGCGCTCGGCGTCACCGCGATCCGCAGCCATGTCGATGTCGACACCGAGATCGGCACTGCCAGCATCGCCGGCGTGCTGGCGACTCGCGAGACTTATCGCGACGTGGTCGACATCCAGATCGTCGCCTTCCCGCAAAGCGGCATGCTGATCCGTGAGGGCACGGTCGCGCTCATGGAGGAAGCGCTGCGGATGGGAGCCGACATCGTCGGTGGTCTCGACCCGGCCGAGATCGACCGCGATCCGGTCAGGCATCTCGACGCGATCTTCGGCATGGCCGAGCGCTTCGGCAAGCCGATCGACATCCACCTGCATGAGCTCGGCGAGCTCGGGGCCTTCTCCATGGAGCTGATCATCGAGCGTACCCGCGCGCTCGGCCTGCAAGGGCGCGTGCTGATCAGCCACGCCTACTGCCTCGGCATGATCGAGCCGGCCCGGCACGATGCGCTCGTCGCCGGTCTCGCCGAGGCCGGCATCGCGGTGATGACGGCGGGCCCCGCCGGCTTCCCGGCGCCGCGGATCAAGCGGCTGCATGAGGCTGGCGTGCTCGTCTGTGGCGGCTGCGACGGGCCGCGCGGCACCTGGAGCCCCTATGGCCGTGGCGACATGCTGGAGCGCGCCGCGCTGATCGGTCAGCGCAACGGCTTCTCCCGCGATGAGGATCTGGAATTCGCGCTCGAGGTCTGCACCACGCTCGGCGCGAAGGCGCTCGCCTTGCCGGATTACGGTCTGGCTCCCGGCTGCAAGGCCGATCTCGTGCTGGTCGATGCCGAGACGGTGGCCGAGGCCGTCGCGGATCTGCCGTTGCGCAGGCTCGTGGTCAAAGGCGGCAGGATCGTCGCCCGCGATGGCACCCCCGTTGGCGTCTCGGCGCCGTAA
- a CDS encoding amidohydrolase family protein, protein MPGWLTIENGIVLPMVRRGMIANGHVLIKDDRIIAVGAGPAPEREGLVRLDARGGLILPGLVDAHAHAGHGLTKGLGSAAGEWMDIAGRIYARATDAAFWHAEARLSALERLMCGTTTAALLMGGGPDIMRTETPEAAEAHLDGVRSIGVAEVLAVGPNRPDGPAQYLAWNGSKCREIPVSPREQLAVARRLIETRGGDAGGTLRLAVSLPVFSAADLTVVGEEAPAALSRAAHRLAEETGALLVQDGHRDGTLAAAAATVGLGPRHAVFAHAIDLTEADRAALRSSGAAIAHNPSALMSVFGRCPAPELAAEGVTVGLGSDAPAPDRPFDLFRAMFHAHRYHATHFRDDALLPPWQVLEMATIEGARALGLADEIGSLEPGKRADVIVVDWAKPHLWPPVEPVQRLTRFANGADVASVVVAGRVLMRDRKVLSADPASVLREASSAYATMIARAGLADRFPLLSEGLLQ, encoded by the coding sequence ATGCCCGGCTGGTTGACGATCGAGAACGGAATCGTGCTCCCGATGGTGCGACGGGGGATGATCGCAAACGGCCATGTCCTGATTAAGGACGATCGCATCATCGCGGTCGGGGCCGGCCCGGCGCCGGAGCGGGAGGGGCTGGTCCGCCTGGATGCGCGCGGTGGCCTGATCCTGCCCGGCCTCGTCGACGCCCATGCCCATGCCGGCCACGGCCTGACCAAGGGATTGGGGTCGGCGGCGGGCGAGTGGATGGACATCGCCGGCCGAATCTACGCCCGGGCGACCGACGCCGCCTTCTGGCATGCCGAGGCGCGGCTTTCGGCGCTGGAGCGGCTGATGTGCGGTACGACGACGGCCGCGCTGCTGATGGGCGGTGGCCCCGATATCATGCGCACGGAGACGCCGGAGGCGGCCGAGGCACATCTCGACGGCGTGCGCTCGATCGGCGTCGCCGAGGTTCTGGCCGTCGGCCCCAACCGGCCCGACGGGCCGGCGCAGTACCTTGCGTGGAACGGCTCCAAGTGCCGCGAGATTCCGGTCTCGCCGCGCGAGCAGCTTGCTGTCGCCCGCAGGCTGATCGAGACCCGTGGGGGAGATGCCGGCGGGACTCTGCGGCTTGCCGTCTCGCTGCCGGTGTTTTCCGCCGCGGACCTCACTGTCGTGGGCGAGGAAGCGCCGGCTGCGCTCAGCCGCGCTGCGCATCGGCTGGCGGAGGAGACGGGCGCGCTGCTGGTGCAGGACGGTCATCGCGATGGCACGTTGGCGGCGGCCGCCGCGACCGTGGGGCTCGGCCCCCGCCACGCGGTCTTCGCCCATGCGATCGACCTGACCGAGGCCGATCGCGCGGCGCTGCGGTCCTCGGGGGCGGCGATCGCCCATAATCCGAGCGCGCTCATGTCGGTGTTCGGCCGCTGTCCCGCGCCGGAACTGGCGGCGGAAGGCGTCACCGTCGGGCTCGGTTCGGATGCGCCGGCGCCGGACCGGCCCTTCGACCTATTCCGCGCCATGTTCCACGCTCACCGCTATCATGCGACGCATTTCCGTGACGATGCGCTGCTGCCGCCCTGGCAGGTGCTGGAAATGGCGACGATCGAGGGCGCGCGGGCGCTGGGTCTCGCGGACGAGATCGGCTCGCTCGAACCGGGCAAGCGCGCCGACGTCATCGTCGTCGACTGGGCGAAACCGCATCTATGGCCGCCTGTCGAGCCGGTCCAGCGGCTGACGCGCTTCGCCAATGGCGCCGATGTCGCCAGCGTCGTCGTCGCTGGCCGGGTGCTGATGCGGGACAGGAAAGTGCTCAGCGCCGACCCCGCCTCGGTGCTGCGCGAGGCGTCCAGTGCCTACGCGACCATGATCGCGCGCGCCGGCCTCGCCGACCGGTTCCCTCTCCTCAGCGAAGGCCTGCTGCAATGA
- a CDS encoding ABC transporter permease yields MSLVAPSPPAARWRRLQMPISVMIGLAIVVVMLAVALLAPWLAPTDPTNVASFDLMNAELPPAFMAEGVAQHWLGTDNQGRDLFSAILYGMRVSIAIGGGAVLVAASLGVVLGLLAGYFGGWVDILIMRVGDVILSLPTILLALLVSGIARTIFPEAGTAQWAPLILIGAIAIHEWVQYARTVRAATMVEASKDYVRAARVIGLPPRRIIMRHILPNVMSPVMVIATINLAAAVLTEATLSFLGVGMPPTYPSLGTLIRIGNEFVFSGIWWIAVFPAVTLVVLVLAVNIVGDWLRDRFNPKLKGR; encoded by the coding sequence ATGAGCCTCGTCGCTCCCTCCCCGCCGGCCGCTCGCTGGCGGCGGCTGCAGATGCCGATCTCTGTGATGATCGGGCTCGCCATCGTCGTGGTGATGCTCGCGGTCGCGCTGCTGGCGCCTTGGCTCGCTCCAACGGACCCGACCAATGTCGCGAGCTTCGACCTGATGAATGCGGAGCTGCCGCCGGCCTTCATGGCCGAGGGCGTTGCGCAGCACTGGCTCGGCACCGACAACCAGGGCCGCGACCTGTTCTCGGCGATCCTCTACGGCATGCGCGTCTCGATCGCGATCGGCGGCGGCGCGGTGCTGGTGGCGGCGAGCCTCGGCGTGGTGCTCGGCCTGCTCGCCGGCTATTTCGGCGGCTGGGTCGACATCCTGATCATGCGCGTCGGCGACGTCATCCTCAGCCTGCCGACCATTCTGCTCGCGCTGCTGGTCAGCGGCATCGCCCGCACGATCTTTCCGGAAGCGGGAACCGCGCAATGGGCGCCGCTGATCCTGATCGGTGCCATCGCCATTCATGAATGGGTGCAATATGCGCGCACCGTGCGCGCCGCCACCATGGTCGAGGCCTCGAAGGACTATGTCCGCGCCGCACGCGTCATCGGCCTGCCGCCGCGGCGTATCATCATGCGCCACATCCTGCCGAACGTGATGAGCCCGGTGATGGTGATCGCAACGATCAACCTCGCCGCCGCCGTGCTGACCGAGGCGACGCTATCCTTCCTCGGCGTCGGCATGCCGCCGACCTATCCCTCGCTCGGCACGCTGATCCGCATTGGCAATGAATTCGTTTTCTCGGGCATCTGGTGGATCGCGGTCTTCCCGGCCGTGACGCTGGTGGTGCTGGTGCTGGCGGTCAACATCGTCGGCGACTGGCTGCGCGACCGCTTCAACCCGAAACTGAAGGGGCGCTGA
- a CDS encoding ABC transporter permease, translated as MLSHIARRLLASLPVMTFVGLFVFGLLYLAPGDPAAIMAGDQATAADIARIRVALKLDAPFPIRFGSWVWSLLHGDLGLSIFTNQPVAAMIVQRLEPTYLLMLMTLVISVILALPIGVVAAWKHNTASDRMVMVFAVLSFSVPSFVVGYLLAFVFGLQLRWLPVQGYVPLANGVWPAICSLILPAVALGSVYIGLLARITRATMLEVLAQDYVRTARAKGAEERKILFKHALKNCSVPIITTIGSGVALLIGGAIVTETVFAIPGLGRLTVDAILRRDYPVIQGVILLFSFMYVLVNLLVDMLYTVFDPRIRY; from the coding sequence ATGTTGTCGCATATCGCGCGCCGGCTGCTCGCATCGCTGCCGGTCATGACCTTCGTCGGCCTGTTCGTCTTCGGCCTGCTCTATCTCGCACCGGGCGATCCCGCCGCGATCATGGCCGGCGACCAGGCGACGGCGGCCGACATCGCCCGCATCCGTGTCGCGCTCAAGCTCGACGCCCCATTCCCGATCCGCTTCGGGAGCTGGGTCTGGAGCCTGCTGCACGGTGATCTCGGCCTCTCGATCTTCACCAACCAGCCCGTCGCGGCGATGATCGTGCAGCGCCTGGAGCCGACCTATCTGCTGATGCTGATGACGCTCGTCATCTCCGTGATCCTGGCCTTGCCGATCGGCGTCGTCGCCGCCTGGAAGCACAACACCGCAAGCGACCGCATGGTGATGGTCTTCGCCGTCCTGAGCTTCTCGGTGCCGTCCTTCGTCGTGGGCTATCTGCTGGCCTTCGTCTTCGGCCTGCAGCTGCGCTGGCTGCCCGTCCAGGGCTACGTGCCGCTCGCCAACGGGGTCTGGCCGGCGATCTGCAGCCTCATCCTGCCGGCGGTCGCGCTGGGCAGCGTCTATATCGGCCTGCTCGCCCGCATCACCCGCGCGACCATGCTGGAGGTGCTGGCGCAGGACTATGTCAGGACCGCGCGAGCGAAAGGCGCCGAGGAACGCAAGATCCTGTTCAAGCATGCGCTGAAGAACTGCTCGGTGCCGATCATCACCACGATCGGCAGCGGCGTCGCCCTGCTGATCGGCGGCGCCATCGTCACCGAAACCGTCTTCGCGATTCCGGGCCTCGGCCGTCTGACGGTCGATGCGATCCTGCGGCGCGACTACCCCGTCATCCAGGGCGTCATCCTGCTGTTCAGCTTCATGTACGTGCTCGTCAACCTGCTGGTCGACATGCTCTACACCGTCTTCGATCCGAGGATCCGCTATTGA
- a CDS encoding ABC transporter substrate-binding protein, giving the protein MKRGLMALAGALAVLMVQSAGAQTLRWSAPGDVVSFDPNAQLDSFTQNIQLMVYDTLVRRNRKLEIEPGLATSWEVVEPTRWRFKLRPGVKFHDGERFTADDVVTTVMRTIDPDSRNKGNLATVVKAEKVDDMTVDLVLSGPYPLLLNDLTGIFVMSKGWLEKNHALKPGNTSTGVTTFASTHANGTGPFKLESYAPDSKTVMTVNDGWWDKPEHNLKRIEFRPIKSDATRVAALLSGEIDMISSLPLQDVPRVTGTQGFKVVEDPSLRLIFLGFNWRPELFAEPGKKNPLLDVKVRQALWHAVDLDAIQKRIMRGKSRNTGTMVAPPVPGYVADIDKPLAFDLALSKKLLTEAGYPNGFKTGLSCTNDRYIADEQLCLAIAGMWTKAGLQVEVKTESKATYFPRQDRGELDVWMLGWATLPQMDGFSVLSGIFASRKDGYGGSNAGGMVVPALDDLARKAAVELDETKRRAMMGEAFRIAKDQALFIPLHRQPLAWAMKTNVDVPQFPDEYVRPWFAKVN; this is encoded by the coding sequence ATGAAACGCGGTCTGATGGCGCTCGCTGGCGCCCTTGCGGTCCTGATGGTGCAATCCGCCGGTGCGCAGACGCTGCGCTGGTCCGCCCCCGGGGACGTGGTCTCCTTCGACCCGAACGCCCAGCTCGACAGCTTCACGCAGAACATCCAGCTCATGGTCTACGACACGCTGGTGCGCCGTAACCGCAAGCTTGAGATCGAGCCGGGACTGGCGACATCCTGGGAGGTCGTCGAGCCGACGCGCTGGCGCTTCAAATTGCGTCCCGGCGTCAAGTTCCACGATGGCGAGCGCTTCACCGCCGACGACGTCGTCACGACGGTGATGCGCACGATCGACCCGGATTCCCGCAACAAGGGCAATCTCGCGACGGTGGTGAAGGCCGAGAAGGTCGACGACATGACCGTCGACCTCGTGCTGAGCGGGCCTTATCCGCTGCTGCTCAACGACCTCACCGGCATCTTCGTGATGAGCAAGGGCTGGCTCGAGAAGAACCATGCTCTGAAGCCGGGCAACACCTCGACCGGCGTCACCACTTTCGCCTCGACCCACGCCAACGGCACCGGCCCGTTCAAGCTCGAAAGCTACGCGCCGGATTCGAAGACCGTGATGACGGTCAATGACGGCTGGTGGGACAAGCCCGAGCACAATCTCAAGCGCATCGAGTTCCGGCCGATCAAGTCGGATGCCACCCGCGTCGCCGCGCTGCTTTCCGGCGAGATCGACATGATCTCCTCGCTGCCGCTCCAGGACGTGCCGCGGGTCACCGGGACGCAGGGCTTCAAGGTCGTCGAGGACCCGTCGCTCCGGCTGATCTTCCTCGGCTTCAACTGGCGGCCTGAACTCTTCGCCGAACCCGGCAAGAAGAACCCGCTGCTCGACGTCAAGGTGCGCCAGGCGCTTTGGCACGCCGTCGATCTCGACGCCATCCAGAAGCGGATCATGCGCGGCAAGTCGCGCAACACCGGCACGATGGTGGCGCCGCCGGTGCCGGGCTATGTGGCGGATATCGACAAGCCGCTGGCCTTCGACCTGGCGCTGTCGAAGAAGCTCCTGACCGAGGCCGGCTATCCGAACGGCTTCAAGACCGGCCTGTCCTGCACCAATGACCGCTATATCGCCGACGAGCAGCTCTGCCTCGCCATCGCCGGGATGTGGACCAAGGCCGGTCTCCAGGTCGAGGTGAAGACCGAGAGCAAGGCGACCTATTTCCCGCGTCAGGATCGCGGCGAGCTCGATGTCTGGATGCTGGGCTGGGCGACGCTGCCGCAGATGGACGGCTTCAGCGTGCTCTCGGGCATCTTCGCTTCGCGCAAGGACGGCTATGGCGGCTCCAATGCCGGGGGCATGGTCGTTCCGGCGCTGGACGATCTGGCCCGCAAGGCCGCCGTCGAGCTCGACGAAACCAAGCGCCGCGCCATGATGGGCGAAGCCTTCAGGATCGCCAAGGATCAGGCGCTCTTCATCCCGCTGCACCGGCAGCCGCTGGCCTGGGCGATGAAGACGAATGTCGACGTGCCGCAGTTCCCGGACGAGTACGTCCGCCCCTGGTTCGCCAAAGTCAACTGA
- a CDS encoding ABC transporter permease, with protein sequence MIASIGSRLGQAVLVMLAVTAIAFVMFRYVGDPVAMMSREDASPAEKAQLRASLGLDRPVLVQYGDFLGRTLKGDLGISFRNQRPVVDLLAERLPATLELVIVATILSLSVGIPLGVYCALKPDGALARAIQTLSLVGISMPTFVTGIGLILIFAVTLRWLPSFGRGDVVQIGGWSTGFLTRSGLLSLLLPSVTLALYQLTLIMRLVRAEMIDVLSSDYIRFARARGLPPRYINFRLALRNALMPVVTVTGLQIGSLIAFAIVTETVFQWPGMGLLFIQAVSFADVPVMAAYLLFVGFLFVVINMVVDLTYTLIDPRLRTRRA encoded by the coding sequence GTGATCGCCTCCATCGGCTCGCGCCTCGGACAGGCCGTCCTCGTCATGCTCGCGGTGACGGCCATCGCCTTCGTGATGTTCCGCTATGTCGGCGATCCGGTCGCGATGATGTCGCGTGAGGATGCGAGCCCGGCCGAGAAGGCGCAGTTGCGCGCCTCGCTTGGGCTCGACCGGCCGGTGCTGGTCCAGTACGGCGACTTTCTCGGCCGCACGCTCAAGGGCGATCTCGGCATCTCCTTCCGCAATCAGCGCCCGGTGGTCGATCTTCTCGCCGAGCGGCTGCCGGCGACGCTCGAGCTGGTGATCGTGGCGACGATCCTGTCACTCTCGGTCGGCATTCCTCTCGGCGTCTATTGCGCGCTCAAACCGGACGGCGCACTGGCGCGAGCGATCCAGACACTCTCGCTGGTCGGGATCTCGATGCCGACCTTCGTCACCGGAATCGGCCTGATCCTGATCTTCGCGGTGACGCTGCGCTGGCTGCCCTCCTTCGGGCGCGGCGACGTCGTGCAGATCGGCGGCTGGTCGACCGGCTTCCTGACGCGCTCCGGCCTGCTCTCGCTGCTCCTGCCTTCGGTGACGCTGGCGCTCTATCAGCTGACGCTGATCATGCGGCTGGTGCGGGCCGAGATGATCGACGTGCTCTCTTCCGACTACATCCGCTTCGCCCGGGCGCGAGGACTGCCTCCCCGCTACATCAATTTCCGCCTGGCGCTGCGCAATGCGCTGATGCCGGTGGTGACGGTGACGGGCCTGCAGATCGGCTCGCTGATCGCCTTCGCCATCGTCACCGAGACGGTGTTCCAGTGGCCGGGCATGGGCCTGCTCTTCATCCAGGCCGTCAGCTTCGCCGATGTGCCGGTGATGGCGGCCTATCTGCTCTTCGTCGGCTTTCTCTTCGTCGTCATCAACATGGTGGTCGACCTCACCTATACCTTGATCGATCCGCGCCTGAGGACGCGCCGCGCATGA
- a CDS encoding aspartate aminotransferase family protein has protein sequence MTVNTKPSTLQNTRSLDGFWMPFTANRQFKKAPRLLASASGMHYATEDGRKVLDGTAGLWCVNAGHSRRQISEAVSRQITELDFAPAFQMGHPIVFDFAERLAALAPGEGADRLDRVFFTGSGSESVDTALKIAVAYQRAIGQGTRTRLIGRERGYHGVGFGGISVGGLVNNRRVFPQLPGSDHLRHTHDLARNAFTKGQPEHGAELADDLERLVALHGAETIAAVIVEPMAGSTGVLLPPKGYLQRLREIATRHGILLIFDEVITGFGRLGAPFAADYFGVVPDIMTTAKGLTNGAVPMGAVFASRKVHDGLMTGPEAAIELFHGYTYSGHPVACAAGLATLDIYAAEGLLTRAATLASAWQEAVHSLRDAPHVIDIRNMGLVAGIELASRDGAVGARAYEAFVDCFEKGLLIRVTGDIIALSPPLIVEGAQIDEMVETLRGALKRLA, from the coding sequence ATGACCGTCAACACCAAGCCGTCCACGCTGCAGAACACCCGATCGCTCGACGGCTTCTGGATGCCGTTCACCGCCAACCGGCAGTTTAAGAAGGCGCCACGCCTTCTCGCCAGTGCGAGCGGAATGCACTACGCCACCGAGGACGGCCGCAAGGTGCTCGACGGCACGGCCGGGCTCTGGTGCGTCAACGCCGGCCACAGCCGCCGCCAGATCAGCGAGGCGGTCTCACGGCAGATTACCGAGCTCGACTTCGCTCCCGCCTTCCAGATGGGCCACCCCATCGTCTTCGACTTTGCCGAGCGGCTCGCGGCGCTCGCACCGGGCGAGGGGGCCGATCGGCTGGACCGCGTCTTCTTCACCGGCTCCGGGTCGGAATCCGTCGACACCGCGCTCAAGATCGCGGTGGCCTATCAGCGGGCCATTGGGCAGGGGACGCGGACGCGGCTGATCGGCCGCGAGCGCGGTTACCACGGCGTCGGTTTCGGTGGCATCTCGGTGGGCGGCCTGGTGAACAACCGACGCGTCTTCCCGCAGCTGCCGGGCAGTGATCATCTTCGCCATACCCATGACCTCGCGCGCAACGCCTTCACCAAGGGGCAGCCCGAACACGGGGCCGAGCTGGCCGACGATCTGGAGAGGCTGGTCGCCCTGCACGGCGCCGAGACCATCGCAGCCGTGATCGTCGAGCCGATGGCGGGATCGACCGGCGTGCTGCTGCCGCCCAAGGGCTATCTGCAGCGGCTGCGCGAGATCGCGACGCGCCATGGCATCCTGCTGATCTTCGATGAGGTCATCACCGGCTTTGGCCGGCTGGGAGCGCCTTTCGCCGCCGACTATTTCGGCGTGGTTCCGGACATCATGACCACCGCGAAGGGGCTGACCAACGGCGCGGTGCCGATGGGCGCAGTCTTCGCCAGCCGAAAAGTGCATGATGGGCTGATGACCGGGCCGGAGGCCGCGATCGAGCTGTTCCACGGCTACACCTATTCGGGCCATCCGGTCGCCTGCGCCGCCGGTCTCGCCACGCTCGACATCTACGCAGCGGAAGGGTTGCTGACCCGGGCGGCGACGCTGGCCTCCGCCTGGCAGGAGGCCGTGCATTCGTTGCGGGATGCCCCGCACGTGATCGACATCCGCAACATGGGGCTGGTCGCCGGCATCGAGCTCGCCTCGCGCGACGGCGCGGTGGGCGCCAGGGCCTACGAGGCGTTCGTCGACTGCTTCGAGAAGGGGCTCCTGATCCGCGTCACCGGCGACATCATCGCACTCTCGCCGCCGTTGATCGTCGAGGGGGCGCAGATCGACGAGATGGTCGAAACCCTGCGCGGCGCTCTGAAGCGCCTGGCCTGA